GTGGTCCTCCCCGCGATCGTGGACCGCGCAGCCAGGAAGATCGGCCTCGGCGCTCGTTCGATCCGAATCAGCGCGGCCCCTCGCGCGGCCAGGGTGCCGACCGCAGCGAGCGACCAGGCCGTCCGGCGCGACCAGGAGGGCCAGCGCGTAGCGGAAGCGGCGGTCCAGGCGGCGAGCGACGCGAAGGCGGCTTTGGCAGCTCAGGGCGCGGACGCGCGCCGGCCCGACCCGGCGGACGTTCCGGCCCAGGCCAGTATCGATCGGGGGGCGGCTCCAGCCGAGGCGGCCCGGCGCGGCCCGGCGGCAATCGCTCGCAGCGGCCAACATCGCGCGGGCCACGCAAAGGCGGCAACAACCGCTAAACAACATCCAGGGGAGAAGGACAGCAGGATCGGTCAAGCGCTTGACCGATCCTGTTGCTGTCTCAGGCGCTCGGCACAGGCTCGCACAAGAGCACGCTCGGCTGGCCTTGCACATGGGTAAGGATGATCGTGAGCGCGCGCTGGCCCTGAAGCCGCAGTTGTTTTTCCAGCACCTGCGGATCGATCGGCGAGCCCCGCTTTTTGATCACCACCTGGCCGACTCCGAGATCGCGGAGACGGGCGCGCAGGCGCTTCAGGTTGAAGGGCATCGTCTCCAGCACCCGAAAAGCGCGCGCAAACGGCGTGGCGATCAGCGTATCCGTCGTCAGAAACGCAATCGACTCGTCGATCTTGGCGGCGCTAAGCTGCTGCGCTAGCTGCTCGACCAGATGCGCGCGGATCACCGCGCCGTCCGGCTCGTACACATAGGCCAGCGGCGCGACGACCGGGATCGGCGGTGTGGGCACGGCGTGCAGCGTGTGGCCTTCAGGCAGCAGCACTGCGCTGCGCGTCGAGCGGCGGAGCGCGCCGAACCAGAGACACGCCTCCTTCACATCGCCCGCCACCGATACCACCTCGACCTCACAGTCGTACGGCAGCGCATCGTAGTCGATCCCCGGCGCGACTTTGACGCCGATTCCCGCCGCGCGCGGCAGCCACGCCTCGATCAGCGACAGCGGCGGCTCGTAATCTTCGGGCTGCCACCGCCGCCGCCCGCCGCTGCGCCGGGCAGGATCGAAGAAGACGTATGCGCCCTGCGGCACGGCCCACGTCCGCACATCGACGAGCTGAAACGTCACGCGCTCGGCGACGGCATAGACCGCCGCGTTCGCCTCCGCAATCGCCAGCCGCAGCGGATCGATGTCCAGCCCGACGACCGCCAGACCCGTCTCGGCCAGACTCAGGCCATCCCCGCCGATGGAGCAGCACACATCATAGATCGGCCCGTCCACGTCGCGATAGCGCAGCGCCCGCTGACGCGCGACCCGCTCGCCCGAAGCCTGCTCAAGCGCCTCCCGCGTGAAATACATCCGGTCGGCGCGGCTAAATTTGGCCCGCGCCCGCTGACGCAGCAGCACCGTCTCCAGCGCCGCCGAAGCCAGCTCCGGCGTAAACGAGCTGCGCAGCGTAGCCAGATCGCGCAGCAGCGTGGCATCCACGGGCTGAAGCGATTGCGCCGCCGCCAGCGCCGCCTGGCCCGTCGGCGTGAGCAGTTGGCGAAAGGTATCGAGTGTCAGCATAGGCCGTAGCACCGCTTAAAAGATGTGCGGGCCGACGAACGTGGTCGGCCCGCAGAGGGGAAGCCAAACTCGTGTCTAGCACGATCGAACCTGTCGTCCGATCGCCGTAACGCCCGCCAACCGATGCACTCAGCGATTCTCTGGGGGCGGAACGTCCGGCACGGTAGCGTCATAGTGCTATGAGCAGTTACGGAAACACGAGCCTGGCATTGCTATTTTGCCCATCGTGACCTGGCTGCCATCGCGGCGCGCAGCCGGTGCGGCCTGCGCCCGTTCAGTCGTCGATGGCAATCCAGCGCCATCCTCCGATCGCGCGCCTACATCGCCGGAGCGTTGCCATTATACAGCCGGTTGCGGATCTCAAGCACATCAGAGCGCAGCCGCGAGTCGGTGTT
The sequence above is a segment of the Herpetosiphonaceae bacterium genome. Coding sequences within it:
- a CDS encoding class I SAM-dependent methyltransferase, translated to MLTLDTFRQLLTPTGQAALAAAQSLQPVDATLLRDLATLRSSFTPELASAALETVLLRQRARAKFSRADRMYFTREALEQASGERVARQRALRYRDVDGPIYDVCCSIGGDGLSLAETGLAVVGLDIDPLRLAIAEANAAVYAVAERVTFQLVDVRTWAVPQGAYVFFDPARRSGGRRRWQPEDYEPPLSLIEAWLPRAAGIGVKVAPGIDYDALPYDCEVEVVSVAGDVKEACLWFGALRRSTRSAVLLPEGHTLHAVPTPPIPVVAPLAYVYEPDGAVIRAHLVEQLAQQLSAAKIDESIAFLTTDTLIATPFARAFRVLETMPFNLKRLRARLRDLGVGQVVIKKRGSPIDPQVLEKQLRLQGQRALTIILTHVQGQPSVLLCEPVPSA